A window of the Brassica napus cultivar Da-Ae chromosome C5, Da-Ae, whole genome shotgun sequence genome harbors these coding sequences:
- the LOC111206170 gene encoding uncharacterized protein LOC111206170 has product MKDSASLLLDSSSMSVDSAPISVESSYLSLSSMTPRLSRSPRRLTSMKNHSTSLSILWPSSTKSNRKVKMDGSRDMKVLQRRGLWSGRIKRQWLFQAREYMRLHMKILSLGSGRITV; this is encoded by the exons ATGAAGGATTCAGCATCTCTATTGTTGGACTCGTCATCTATGTCGGTGGACTCCGCCCCTATCTCGGTGGAATCGtcgtatctctctctctcctcgatGACTCCGCGTCTCTCTCGCTCTCCTCGACGGCTCACCTCGATGAAGAATCACTCCACCTCTCTCTCCATCCTGTGGCCCTCCTCGACGAAATCAAATCGAAAGGTAAAG ATGGACGGATCAAGAGACATGAAGGTTCTTCAAAGAAGAGGACTGTGGTCTGGACGGATCAAGAGACAATGGCTATTTCAG GCGAGAGAGTACATGAGGCTTCACATGAAGATACTGAGtcttgggagtggaagaatcaCGGTCTGA
- the LOC111206221 gene encoding uncharacterized protein LOC111206221: METNPSKSSVLIYVLVLALVLSPILPCQAASVHLGGGGRKLMAPSPPLLMCPHCECCAPAAPGFCCPCSCPGGP; encoded by the exons ATGGAAACCAATCCATCGAAGTCCAGCGTCCTCATATATGTTCTAGTTCTTGCACTGGTCTTGTCTCCAATACTCCCATGTCAAGCAGCTAGTGTGCATCTAGGAG GTGGAGGGCGTAAGTTGATGGCACCATCACCACCACTTCTCATGTGTCCACACTGTGAGTGTTGCGCACCGGCTGCACCTGGCTTCTGCTGCCCATGTAGCTGTCCCGGTGGTCCCTAA
- the LOC106390770 gene encoding mediator of RNA polymerase II transcription subunit 6-like, producing MDASLLSADTFNGNAGEQIAPPLQPPGTDMTGICFRDQLWINSYPLDRNYVFDYFALSPFYDITCNNEILRRRSVHPLDHSQLSKMTGLEYVISDATEPNFFVFRKQKRDGPEKVTPMLTYYILDGTIYQAPQLCTVFAARVGRAVFNISNAFSVAASKLETIRQVDAKSQNEPSESKPASETVDLKEVKRVDLILKSLYSKLPPAPPPPPFPEGYVSQEALGEKEEEVGTQGGESQQPQIDPIIDQGPAKRMKF from the exons ATGGACGCCTCTCTTCTCTCCGCCGATACCTTCAACGGCAATGCGGGGGAGCAGATTGCTCCTCCGCTGCAACCACCAGGCACGGATATGACCGGTATATGTTTCAGGGATCAGCTCTGGATCAACTCGTACCCTCTAGACCGTAACTACGTCTTCGACTACTTCGCCTTGTCTCCCTTCTACGATATCACCTGCAACAACGAGATTCTTCGTCGTAGATCCGTTCACCCTCTCGATCACTCTCAGCTCTC GAAGATGACAGGATTAGAGTATGTGATCAGTGATGCTACTGAGCCAAACTTTTTCGTGTTTCGTAAGCAGAAGAGAGATGGTCCTGAGAAAGTCACACCGATGCTGACGTATTATATCTTGGACGGTACTATATACCAAGCTCCTCAGCTTTGTACTGTCTTTGCAGCTCGTGTT GGTCGGGCTGTTTTTAATATATCCAACGCTTTCTCGGTTGCTGCATCCAAGTTGGAGACCATTAGGCAGG TTGATGCTAAAAGCCAGAACGAACCTTCTGAGTCAAAGCCTGCTAGTGAGACGGTTGATCTTAAGGAAGTGAAGCGGGTCGATTTGATTCTTAAGTCTTTATATAGCAAG CTACCCCCAGCACCTCCACCACCACCCTTCCCTGAAGGCTATGTTAGCCAGGAAGCATTAGGGGAAAAGGAAGAAGAGGTTGGAACACAGGGAGGAGAGTCACAACAGCCTCAAATTGATCCTATTATCGATCAAGGTCCTGCTAAAAGAATGAAGTTCTAA